A window of the Lactuca sativa cultivar Salinas chromosome 7, Lsat_Salinas_v11, whole genome shotgun sequence genome harbors these coding sequences:
- the LOC111892386 gene encoding sodium/hydrogen exchanger 4 isoform X1, translating to MDVNLNLDTQVVPITLFVAVLCLCLVIGHLLDENRWVNESITAIIIGCVVGTIILIISNWKSSHFLRFDEQLFFIYLLPPIIFNAGFQVKKKKFFQNFLPIMLFGVTGVFISTSIVAAGCWWVFPKFGLKGLTISEYLSVGTIFSSTDTVCTLQVLHQDETPLLYSLVFGEGVVNDATSVVLFNAVQKINADTLGGKAALRILLDFFYLFSTSTILGVTAGLLTSYILRGLGFGRHSSVREIALMILIAYLSYMLAELFELSGILTVFFAGVLMSHYAWHNVTESSRITTKHTFAAMSFIAETFIFLYVGMDALDYEQWKMSILSFGASIGMYSSVMLLILVGRAAFVFPLSIISNYMNRVGDGSSKITAKHQVVIWWAGLMRGAVSVALAFKQFTLSGVTLDPIDATMITTTIVVVLFSTIVFGFLTKPLISYLLPPNTSNIDRTRSLKEDMTLPLLSFEESASENLSRAKENISMLIERPVYTIHSYWRRFDDTYMRPIFGGPPRNTDLP from the exons ATGGACGTCAACCTGAACCTCGATACTCAGGTCGTCCCCATCACCTTGTTCGTTGCCGTGCTCTGTCTGTGCTTGGTAATCGGCCACTTGCTTGACGAGAATCGTTGGGTTAATGAGTCCATCACCGCCATCATCATC GGGTGTGTTGTTGGGACAATCATCTTAATCATAAGCAACTGGAAAAGCAGTCATTTTCTGAGGTTCGATGAACAGCTCTTCTTCATTTATCTACTCCCACCCATTATTTTCAATGCCGG ATTTCAGGTCAAGaagaaaaagtttttccaaaACTTTTTGCCGATTATGCTGTTCGGAGTCACTGGTGTTTTCATATCAACATCGATCGTCGCCGCTG GTTGCTGGTGGGTGTTTCCGAAATTTGGGCTCAAGGGTTTGACAATCAGCGAGTATCTTA GTGTAGGGACCATTTTCTCATCTACAGATACTGTATGTACGTTACAG GTTTTGCACCAAGATGAGACTCCTTTGCTATACAGTCTGGTTTTTGGTGAAGGAGTAGTGAATGATGCGACATCCGTTGTTCTGTTCAATGCGGTTCAGAAGATCAATGCAGATACACTCGGTGGCAAGGCTGCTCTTCGCATCTTGCTTGATTTCTTCTATTTGTTCTCCACCAGCACCATTCTTGGAGTCACG GCTGGGCTATTGACATCATATATTCTTCGAGGATTGGGCTTTGGCAG GCATTCAAGTGTTCGTGAAATCGCTTTGATGATTTTAATTGCATATTTGTCCTACATGTTGGCAGAG CTATTTGAACTCAGTGGGATTCTGACTGTCTTCTTTGCTGGAGTTTTGATGTCACACTATGCATGGCATAACGTAACAGAAAGCTCCAGAATCACTACCAA GCATACTTTTGCAGCCATGTCTTTTATTGCAGAAACATTCATATTCCTGTATGTGGGAATGGATGCTCTGGACTATGAGCAATGGAAAATGAGCATATTaag TTTTGGGGCTTCAATTGGCATGTATAGCAGTGTGATGTTGTTAATATTGGTTGGACGTGCTGCTTTTGTGTTTCCCCTCTCTATTATTTCTAATTACATGAATCGAGTCGGGGATGGTTCATCAAAGATTACAGCAAAACACCAG GTAGTAATATGGTGGGCTGGTCTGATGAGAGGTGCTGTCTCTGTGGCTTTGGCATTTAAACAG TTTACACTCTCTGGTGTGACACTGGATCCGATTGATGCCACAATGATCACCACTACCATTGTGGTAGTGCTATTCAGTACTATT GTGTTTGGTTTCTTGACAAAACCTCTTATTAGCTACCTACTTCCTCCTAACACAAGCAACATCGACCGAACTAGATCTTTAAAAGAGGATATGACACTTCCATTGCTTTCTTTTGAAGAATCAGCTTCTGAAAATCTATCTAGAGCAAAGGAGAACATATCAATGCTAATAGAAAGGCCTGTTTACACAATTCACTCATACTGGAGGAGGTTTGATGACACTTACATGAGGCCTATATTTGGCGGGCCACCACGCAACACCGACTTGCCATAG
- the LOC111892386 gene encoding sodium/hydrogen exchanger 4 isoform X2: MDVNLNLDTQVVPITLFVAVLCLCLVIGHLLDENRWVNESITAIIIGCVVGTIILIISNWKSSHFLRFDEQLFFIYLLPPIIFNAGFQVKKKKFFQNFLPIMLFGVTGVFISTSIVAAGCWWVFPKFGLKGLTISEYLSVGTIFSSTDTVCTLQVLHQDETPLLYSLVFGEGVVNDATSVVLFNAVQKINADTLGGKAALRILLDFFYLFSTSTILGVTAGLLTSYILRGLGFGRHSSVREIALMILIAYLSYMLAELFELSGILTVFFAGVLMSHYAWHNVTESSRITTKHTFAAMSFIAETFIFLYVGMDALDYEQWKMSILSFGASIGMYSSVMLLILVGRAAFVFPLSIISNYMNRVGDGSSKITAKHQVIICYLV, encoded by the exons ATGGACGTCAACCTGAACCTCGATACTCAGGTCGTCCCCATCACCTTGTTCGTTGCCGTGCTCTGTCTGTGCTTGGTAATCGGCCACTTGCTTGACGAGAATCGTTGGGTTAATGAGTCCATCACCGCCATCATCATC GGGTGTGTTGTTGGGACAATCATCTTAATCATAAGCAACTGGAAAAGCAGTCATTTTCTGAGGTTCGATGAACAGCTCTTCTTCATTTATCTACTCCCACCCATTATTTTCAATGCCGG ATTTCAGGTCAAGaagaaaaagtttttccaaaACTTTTTGCCGATTATGCTGTTCGGAGTCACTGGTGTTTTCATATCAACATCGATCGTCGCCGCTG GTTGCTGGTGGGTGTTTCCGAAATTTGGGCTCAAGGGTTTGACAATCAGCGAGTATCTTA GTGTAGGGACCATTTTCTCATCTACAGATACTGTATGTACGTTACAG GTTTTGCACCAAGATGAGACTCCTTTGCTATACAGTCTGGTTTTTGGTGAAGGAGTAGTGAATGATGCGACATCCGTTGTTCTGTTCAATGCGGTTCAGAAGATCAATGCAGATACACTCGGTGGCAAGGCTGCTCTTCGCATCTTGCTTGATTTCTTCTATTTGTTCTCCACCAGCACCATTCTTGGAGTCACG GCTGGGCTATTGACATCATATATTCTTCGAGGATTGGGCTTTGGCAG GCATTCAAGTGTTCGTGAAATCGCTTTGATGATTTTAATTGCATATTTGTCCTACATGTTGGCAGAG CTATTTGAACTCAGTGGGATTCTGACTGTCTTCTTTGCTGGAGTTTTGATGTCACACTATGCATGGCATAACGTAACAGAAAGCTCCAGAATCACTACCAA GCATACTTTTGCAGCCATGTCTTTTATTGCAGAAACATTCATATTCCTGTATGTGGGAATGGATGCTCTGGACTATGAGCAATGGAAAATGAGCATATTaag TTTTGGGGCTTCAATTGGCATGTATAGCAGTGTGATGTTGTTAATATTGGTTGGACGTGCTGCTTTTGTGTTTCCCCTCTCTATTATTTCTAATTACATGAATCGAGTCGGGGATGGTTCATCAAAGATTACAGCAAAACACCAG GTTATCATATGCTATTTGGTTTAA